Proteins encoded together in one Stutzerimonas stutzeri window:
- the pilB gene encoding type IV-A pilus assembly ATPase PilB — MSENISLSGLARQMVVAGVLDEKTAQQAQAQAVRGKTPFVTYVVQNKLAKGRAIAELASDQFGVALLDLSALNKESLPKDLISEKLARQHRVLPLSKRGTKLYVAISDPANHQSIADIQFSTGLSIESILVEDDKLGEAIDKLYESGATGLEELGEVDLDGVDVESVTEDGKAEEGGEAADDAPVVRFVNKMLLDAIRGGSSDLHFEPYEKAYRVRLRTDGILHEVARPPIQLAPRISARLKVMAGLDISERRKPQDGRIKMKLSKTKAIDFRVNTLPTLWGEKIVMRILDPSSAQMGIDALGYEEEQKELYMNALRQPQGMILVTGPTGSGKTVSLYTGLNILNTVDVNISTAEDPVEINLEGINQVNVNPRQGMDFAQALRAFLRQDPDIIMVGEIRDLETAEIAIKAAQTGHMVMSTLHTNSAAETLTRLRNMGVPAFNIATSVNLIIAQRLARKLCNSCKKEIDLPREALLEEGFPADKIGTFKIYGPVGCDNCKGGYKGRVGIYEVVKNTPALARIIMEDGNSIDISTQMRKDGFNDLRTSALVKAMQGVTSLEEVNRVTKD, encoded by the coding sequence ATGAGCGAAAACATTTCCCTATCCGGGCTGGCACGGCAGATGGTCGTGGCCGGCGTGTTGGACGAAAAAACGGCCCAGCAGGCGCAGGCTCAAGCCGTTCGCGGCAAAACACCCTTTGTCACCTATGTAGTGCAGAACAAGTTGGCCAAAGGCCGCGCCATAGCCGAGCTTGCTTCCGATCAATTCGGTGTAGCGCTGCTGGACCTGTCTGCGCTGAACAAGGAGTCGCTGCCCAAGGATCTGATCAGTGAGAAGTTGGCCCGCCAACATCGGGTGCTGCCGCTTTCCAAGCGCGGCACCAAGCTTTATGTCGCCATCTCCGATCCGGCTAATCATCAATCGATTGCCGATATCCAGTTCAGTACCGGGCTGAGCATCGAGTCGATTCTGGTGGAAGACGACAAGCTGGGCGAGGCCATCGACAAACTGTACGAAAGCGGCGCCACCGGACTAGAGGAGCTGGGCGAAGTCGATCTGGATGGGGTCGATGTCGAGTCCGTCACCGAAGATGGAAAAGCTGAGGAAGGCGGAGAGGCTGCTGACGACGCCCCTGTAGTGCGCTTCGTCAACAAGATGCTGCTCGACGCCATTCGTGGTGGCTCGTCCGATTTGCACTTCGAGCCCTACGAAAAAGCCTACCGCGTGCGGCTTCGCACGGATGGCATCCTGCATGAGGTCGCGCGTCCGCCGATTCAGCTTGCACCGCGAATTTCTGCGCGCCTAAAGGTCATGGCCGGGCTGGATATCTCCGAGCGGCGTAAGCCGCAGGATGGCCGGATCAAGATGAAGCTGTCTAAGACCAAGGCCATCGATTTCCGCGTAAATACGCTACCCACCCTATGGGGCGAGAAAATCGTGATGCGTATCCTCGACCCGTCCAGTGCGCAGATGGGGATCGATGCCCTGGGTTACGAGGAAGAACAGAAAGAGCTCTACATGAATGCCTTGCGCCAGCCACAAGGCATGATCCTGGTTACCGGCCCGACTGGGTCGGGCAAGACGGTTTCGCTGTATACCGGTCTGAATATCCTCAATACCGTGGACGTGAACATCTCCACCGCGGAAGACCCAGTGGAGATCAATCTGGAGGGTATTAACCAGGTCAACGTAAACCCGCGCCAAGGTATGGACTTCGCTCAGGCCCTCCGTGCCTTTCTACGTCAGGACCCGGACATCATTATGGTGGGCGAGATCCGCGATCTGGAGACCGCCGAGATTGCGATCAAGGCGGCGCAGACGGGCCATATGGTAATGTCGACACTTCATACCAATAGCGCTGCGGAAACCCTGACGCGTCTGCGCAACATGGGGGTGCCTGCGTTCAATATCGCGACCTCCGTGAACCTGATCATTGCTCAGCGTCTGGCGCGAAAGCTTTGCAATAGCTGCAAGAAAGAGATCGATCTGCCGCGCGAGGCTCTGTTGGAAGAGGGCTTCCCCGCCGACAAGATTGGAACCTTCAAGATCTATGGTCCGGTTGGTTGCGACAATTGCAAAGGCGGTTACAAAGGTCGTGTCGGTATTTATGAAGTGGTTAAAAACACGCCGGCGTTGGCGAGGATTATCATGGAGGACGGCAATTCCATCGACATTTCCACCCAGATGCGTAAAGACGGCTTCAACGATCTGCGTACTTCGGCCCTAGTGAAGGCCATGCAGGGCGTGACCAGCCTGGAAGAAGTGAACCGGGTGACCAAGGACTAA
- a CDS encoding type II secretion system F family protein, which produces MAQKAIKTSVFTWEGTNKQGAKIKGELSGVSPAMVKAQLRKQGVNPQKVRKKSASLFSAGKKIKPMDIALFTRQMATMMKAGVPLLQSFDIIGEGFDNPNMRKLVDDLKQEVAAGNSFATALRKKPQYFDDLYCNLVDSGEQSGSLETLLDRVATYKEKTEALKAKIKKAMNYPIAVVLVAIIVSAILLIKVVPQFQDVFANFGAELPAFTLFVIGISEALQAWWHLVLLALVGAAYAFKTAHGKSERFRNSFDRFLLKMPIVGDILYKSAVARFARTLATTFAAGVPLVDALDSVAGATGNVVFRNATLKVKSDVSSGMQLNFSMRTTGTFPSMAIQMTAIGEESGSLDEMLAKVATFYEDEVDNMVDGLTALMEPMIMAVLGVLVGGLIIAMYLPIFQLGAVV; this is translated from the coding sequence ATGGCGCAGAAAGCGATAAAAACCAGCGTGTTCACCTGGGAAGGCACCAACAAGCAGGGCGCGAAGATAAAGGGCGAGCTCAGCGGCGTGAGCCCGGCGATGGTCAAGGCCCAGCTGCGCAAGCAGGGTGTTAACCCTCAGAAGGTGCGCAAGAAGTCGGCCTCGTTGTTCAGTGCTGGCAAAAAGATCAAGCCGATGGACATCGCCCTCTTCACTCGCCAGATGGCAACCATGATGAAAGCAGGTGTGCCGCTATTGCAGTCCTTCGACATCATCGGTGAGGGCTTTGACAATCCGAATATGCGCAAACTGGTGGATGATCTGAAACAGGAGGTCGCCGCGGGTAATAGCTTCGCAACCGCACTGCGCAAGAAGCCTCAATACTTCGATGATCTCTATTGCAATCTGGTTGACTCAGGCGAGCAGTCCGGTTCGCTAGAAACGCTGCTTGATCGGGTGGCAACCTACAAGGAAAAGACCGAGGCCCTGAAGGCCAAGATCAAGAAGGCGATGAATTACCCCATTGCCGTGGTGCTGGTTGCAATCATCGTTTCGGCGATTCTGCTGATCAAGGTGGTTCCACAGTTTCAGGATGTATTCGCGAACTTCGGTGCAGAGCTTCCGGCATTCACATTGTTTGTGATTGGCATATCCGAAGCGCTTCAGGCTTGGTGGCATCTGGTTTTGCTGGCGTTGGTCGGTGCTGCCTATGCCTTCAAGACTGCTCACGGCAAGTCCGAGCGCTTTCGTAACTCGTTTGACAGGTTTCTTCTTAAAATGCCGATTGTCGGAGATATTCTCTATAAATCTGCTGTTGCGCGTTTTGCTCGCACCTTAGCTACGACCTTTGCCGCAGGCGTGCCGTTAGTGGACGCGTTAGATTCAGTTGCGGGCGCGACAGGTAACGTGGTTTTCCGTAACGCCACGCTGAAGGTAAAGAGCGATGTTTCTAGCGGTATGCAGCTGAACTTCTCCATGCGCACGACGGGTACTTTTCCGAGCATGGCGATCCAGATGACTGCCATTGGCGAGGAATCCGGCTCGCTGGATGAAATGCTAGCTAAGGTCGCGACCTTCTATGAAGACGAAGTTGACAATATGGTCGACGGGCTGACTGCCCTGATGGAGCCAATGATCATGGCGGTGCTTGGCGTGCTGGTCGGCGGTTTGATCATTGCCATGTACCTGCCGATTTTCCAACTGGGCGCTGTGGTCTAA
- a CDS encoding prepilin peptidase, whose product MGLLDYLASHVLAFVLSAAVLGLLVGSFLNVVIYRLPIMMQREWRMQAREYLEYPPEPIGERFNLLVPSSRCPHCGHRIRAWENIPLVSWLALRGKCSSCQAPISCRYPLVELACGVLSGYVAWHFGFSWQAGAMLLLTWGVLAMSMIDVDHQLLPDSLVLPLLWLGLIANNFTLFASLEDALWGAIAGYLSLWSVYWLFKLVTGKEGMGYGDFKLLAMLGAWGGWQVLPLTILLSSVVGAVLGSILLRVQRAESSTPIPFGPYLAIAGWIALLWGDRITESYLQFARF is encoded by the coding sequence ATGGGGCTGCTCGATTATTTGGCCAGCCACGTGCTGGCCTTTGTTTTGTCTGCTGCAGTGCTCGGTCTGCTGGTTGGCAGCTTTCTCAATGTCGTGATTTACCGTTTGCCAATAATGATGCAGCGCGAATGGCGCATGCAGGCGCGGGAATATTTGGAGTATCCGCCCGAGCCAATTGGGGAGCGTTTCAATCTACTGGTGCCGAGTTCACGCTGCCCTCACTGCGGTCATCGTATCCGTGCCTGGGAGAACATTCCCTTGGTCAGCTGGCTGGCGCTGCGTGGAAAGTGCTCGTCTTGTCAGGCGCCGATCAGCTGTCGATATCCGTTGGTTGAGCTGGCGTGTGGCGTGCTATCCGGATACGTGGCATGGCATTTCGGTTTTTCCTGGCAGGCAGGGGCGATGCTTCTGCTGACCTGGGGGGTGCTGGCGATGAGCATGATCGATGTCGATCATCAGTTGCTGCCTGACTCGCTCGTGCTGCCGCTCTTGTGGTTAGGGTTGATTGCCAACAACTTTACTCTGTTCGCCTCTCTCGAGGATGCGCTGTGGGGGGCGATAGCCGGTTACCTGAGCCTATGGTCCGTTTATTGGCTGTTCAAGCTGGTCACAGGCAAAGAGGGTATGGGCTACGGCGATTTCAAGCTGCTGGCGATGCTTGGTGCCTGGGGCGGCTGGCAGGTTCTGCCGCTCACTATCTTGCTGTCTTCGGTGGTCGGCGCCGTGCTTGGCAGTATTTTGCTGAGGGTGCAGCGGGCTGAAAGCAGTACGCCCATTCCGTTCGGGCCGTATCTGGCGATAGCGGGGTGGATTGCGTTGCTTTGGGGCGACCGAATTACCGAAAGCTACCTCCAGTTCGCTCGCTTCTAA
- the coaE gene encoding dephospho-CoA kinase (Dephospho-CoA kinase (CoaE) performs the final step in coenzyme A biosynthesis.), which translates to MKPWVLGLTGGIGSGKTAVANQFANLGVHVVDADEAARWVVEPGRPALRQIAEHFGDAVLLPEGGLDRAALRERVFANTAERQWLESLLHPMIRAEVAQHLAAATSPYAIMVSPLLIETGQYRQVERVLVVDVPDTLQVVRTAARDQATEEQVRAIIQVQARREERLRHADDVLVNDRDLAWLKSEVERLHRFYLTLRGGQE; encoded by the coding sequence ATGAAGCCTTGGGTTCTCGGGTTGACCGGCGGTATTGGCAGTGGCAAGACTGCAGTGGCAAACCAGTTTGCAAATCTTGGCGTGCATGTAGTCGATGCCGATGAAGCGGCGCGTTGGGTCGTTGAGCCCGGTCGCCCGGCGTTGCGGCAGATTGCTGAGCATTTCGGCGATGCCGTACTGCTGCCAGAGGGCGGCTTGGATCGTGCTGCGCTGCGTGAGCGGGTATTTGCGAATACGGCTGAGCGCCAATGGCTCGAAAGCCTTTTGCATCCTATGATTCGCGCCGAGGTTGCGCAGCACCTGGCGGCAGCGACGTCTCCTTACGCCATCATGGTGTCTCCGTTGCTTATAGAAACCGGGCAGTATCGCCAGGTGGAGCGTGTACTGGTGGTCGATGTGCCAGATACTCTCCAGGTCGTTCGTACCGCGGCCCGTGATCAGGCAACTGAAGAGCAGGTGCGGGCGATTATTCAGGTCCAGGCCAGGCGGGAGGAGCGCCTGCGGCATGCGGACGATGTCCTTGTAAATGACCGTGATCTGGCGTGGCTCAAATCGGAAGTCGAGCGTTTGCACCGCTTCTATCTGACATTGCGAGGAGGCCAGGAATGA
- the yacG gene encoding DNA gyrase inhibitor YacG has translation MTATVVECPTCGAPVEWGPQSPSRPFCSERCKLIDLGAWAAEEHAIPGSDLEDELFSGDLPPREH, from the coding sequence ATGACCGCGACTGTAGTCGAGTGCCCCACCTGCGGGGCGCCAGTGGAGTGGGGGCCTCAGAGCCCAAGTCGGCCGTTTTGCTCTGAGCGCTGCAAGCTCATCGATCTTGGGGCTTGGGCTGCGGAGGAGCACGCCATTCCCGGAAGCGATCTGGAGGATGAGCTGTTTTCCGGTGATCTGCCGCCCCGCGAGCATTGA
- a CDS encoding energy-coupling factor ABC transporter permease, whose translation MIAAHLLAPSTLVAGWLIYSLALLWAAWRAPWVELFSDARRQHLLFGAMLAIFLLWLVRRDFDSGLSFHFIGLTAVTLLLDWPLAIIAALAAQLGLTLTGHQHLTALGTNGVLLVLIPVFVTVICARLVERSQPRNLFVFIFFAGFFPAALAALACILASLGILLIDGRYPMPPWLEDFAGYIWLVMFPEAFINGTAITALVVFYPDWMESFNQSRYLQAPWKEDK comes from the coding sequence ATGATCGCCGCGCATCTCCTAGCTCCCTCCACCCTTGTCGCAGGTTGGCTGATCTATTCGCTTGCCTTGCTCTGGGCGGCGTGGCGCGCCCCCTGGGTCGAGCTCTTCAGCGATGCGCGACGGCAACACCTGCTGTTCGGAGCGATGCTGGCCATCTTTCTGCTGTGGTTGGTTCGCCGGGACTTCGACTCCGGTCTTTCATTCCACTTCATCGGACTGACGGCAGTTACTCTGCTGCTCGACTGGCCGCTGGCGATCATCGCAGCTCTGGCAGCCCAGCTGGGCCTGACCCTTACCGGCCATCAGCATCTCACCGCCCTGGGGACCAACGGCGTGCTGCTGGTGTTGATCCCGGTCTTTGTCACAGTCATCTGCGCCCGCCTGGTGGAGCGATCCCAGCCGCGCAACCTCTTCGTCTTCATCTTCTTTGCGGGCTTCTTTCCAGCGGCACTCGCCGCCCTGGCCTGCATCCTGGCATCCCTCGGCATACTGCTGATCGATGGCCGCTACCCGATGCCGCCCTGGCTGGAAGACTTTGCCGGCTACATCTGGCTCGTGATGTTTCCCGAGGCGTTCATCAACGGCACGGCAATCACGGCGCTGGTCGTCTTCTATCCGGACTGGATGGAAAGCTTCAACCAGAGCCGCTACCTGCAGGCGCCCTGGAAAGAAGATAAATGA
- a CDS encoding NADP(H)-dependent aldo-keto reductase, protein MEFRPLGRTDLNVSSLCLGTMTWGEQNTEADAFAQIDMAKAAGINFIDTAEMYPVPPRPETYATTEQYIGTYFKSRGDRADWILATKIAGPGNGISHIRNGRPRFNREHIRTALDDSLRRLQTDWIDLYQLHWPERSTNFFGRLGYQHLPDDDFTPLEETLAALDDEVRAGRIRHIGISNETPWGAMKYLQLAETHKWPRAVSIQNPYNLLNRSFEVGLAEISMREQCGLLAYSPLAFGMLSGKYENGACPANARLSLFQRFARYNNPQARAACSRYVALAHQHGLEPAQMALAYVTSRPFVTSNIIGATTLQQLESNIGSLDLTLSNEVLAAIDAIHTAQPNPAP, encoded by the coding sequence ATGGAATTTCGTCCGCTCGGCCGAACCGACCTGAACGTAAGCTCACTCTGCCTCGGCACCATGACATGGGGCGAGCAGAACACCGAGGCTGACGCCTTCGCTCAGATCGACATGGCCAAAGCCGCTGGCATCAACTTCATCGATACTGCGGAGATGTATCCCGTTCCGCCGCGCCCGGAAACCTACGCCACCACCGAGCAGTACATTGGCACCTACTTCAAGAGCCGCGGCGATCGAGCCGACTGGATACTCGCAACCAAGATCGCCGGCCCTGGCAACGGCATCAGCCACATTCGCAACGGCCGTCCGCGATTCAACCGTGAGCACATTCGCACCGCCCTTGATGACAGCCTGCGCCGACTGCAAACCGACTGGATCGACCTTTATCAGCTGCATTGGCCGGAACGCAGCACGAACTTTTTCGGGCGTTTGGGCTACCAGCACCTGCCGGACGACGATTTCACACCTCTGGAAGAAACGCTTGCCGCCCTTGATGACGAAGTCAGGGCCGGTCGAATCCGCCACATTGGCATTTCCAACGAGACCCCCTGGGGCGCCATGAAGTACCTGCAACTGGCCGAGACGCACAAATGGCCGCGCGCCGTCTCGATACAAAACCCCTACAACCTCCTCAACCGCAGCTTTGAGGTGGGCCTGGCGGAGATCAGCATGCGTGAACAGTGCGGACTGCTGGCATACTCGCCACTGGCGTTCGGCATGCTGAGCGGCAAATACGAAAACGGCGCCTGCCCGGCGAATGCGCGACTTTCACTATTCCAGCGCTTCGCACGCTACAACAACCCACAGGCACGAGCCGCCTGTTCCCGCTATGTCGCCCTGGCCCACCAGCATGGCCTGGAGCCCGCGCAGATGGCCCTTGCCTACGTAACATCCCGGCCCTTCGTCACCAGCAATATCATCGGTGCCACGACACTGCAGCAGCTCGAATCCAATATCGGCAGCCTTGATCTGACACTGTCGAACGAAGTCTTAGCAGCCATCGACGCCATTCATACGGCGCAACCGAATCCGGCCCCCTGA
- the rplM gene encoding 50S ribosomal protein L13 codes for MKTFTAKPETVKRDWFVVDAAGQTLGRLATEIASRLRGKHKPEYTPHVDTGDYIVVINAEQVRVTGAKTSDKMYYSHSGFPGGIKSINFEKLIAKAPERVIETAVKGMLPKNPLGRDMYRKLKVYKGANHPHTAQQPQELKI; via the coding sequence ATGAAGACATTTACTGCTAAACCGGAAACCGTCAAGCGCGACTGGTTCGTCGTCGACGCTGCCGGCCAGACCCTGGGTCGTCTGGCAACCGAAATCGCCAGCCGCCTGCGTGGCAAGCACAAGCCGGAATACACCCCTCACGTCGATACTGGCGATTACATCGTCGTGATCAATGCTGAGCAAGTGCGTGTTACCGGTGCCAAGACCAGCGACAAGATGTACTACTCTCACTCCGGTTTCCCGGGTGGCATCAAGTCGATCAACTTCGAGAAGCTGATCGCCAAGGCGCCTGAGCGCGTGATCGAGACTGCGGTCAAGGGTATGCTGCCGAAGAACCCGCTGGGTCGCGACATGTATCGTAAGCTGAAGGTCTACAAGGGTGCCAATCACCCGCACACCGCTCAGCAGCCCCAAGAACTGAAGATTTAA
- the rpsI gene encoding 30S ribosomal protein S9 — MSATQNYGTGRRKTATARVFLRPGTGKISINNRELDNFFGRETARMVVRQPLELTETVEKFDIYVTVLGGGVSGQAGAIRHGITRALISYDESLRSPLRKAGFVTRDAREVERKKVGLRKARKRPQYSKR, encoded by the coding sequence ATGTCGGCGACTCAAAATTACGGCACTGGCCGTCGCAAGACTGCAACCGCACGCGTCTTCCTGCGTCCGGGCACTGGCAAGATTTCCATCAACAACCGTGAGCTGGATAATTTCTTTGGCCGCGAAACTGCTCGCATGGTCGTGCGTCAGCCGCTGGAGCTGACCGAGACCGTCGAAAAGTTCGATATCTACGTCACTGTTCTGGGTGGTGGTGTCAGTGGTCAGGCTGGTGCTATCCGCCACGGTATCACTCGTGCGCTGATCTCCTACGACGAGAGCCTGCGTAGCCCGTTGCGCAAGGCTGGCTTCGTCACTCGTGACGCCCGCGAAGTCGAGCGTAAGAAGGTCGGTCTGCGTAAAGCACGCAAGCGTCCGCAGTACTCCAAGCGCTAA
- a CDS encoding ISL3 family transposase has translation MHPIDLASFWPGYDAVACRSSANNSLLIELEPQAGSVPKCGRCGQLSPLIHERRIRLVRDRDLFDQRVLLQLPVRRVDCLNCGRVTERIDWLEPASRLTRRLQVWLESLLRLLPISHVSQLTGLHWHTLKTLDKRRLQAEVGTFYSSGVRRLVMDEFALHKGHRYATVIMDAERTRVLWVGHGNSREAIRPFFELLGEHCQQIEAVAMDMNTAFDLEVKKHCPQAEVVYDLFHVVARYGRDVIDRIRVDQANLLREDKPARKAVKQSRWLLLRNRDNLKDGQAVQLQELLAANQPLATVYVLKDALKDVWYAPSVREGWRRWRTWLRHARESDLAPLQRFARNLRKYARGILASAHFHMHTSVLEGVNNRIKVIKRMAYGFRDSEYFFLKIKAAFPGKAR, from the coding sequence GTGCATCCTATTGATCTTGCCTCGTTCTGGCCAGGCTATGACGCCGTTGCCTGCCGTTCATCCGCCAACAACTCCCTTCTGATTGAGCTCGAGCCTCAAGCCGGTTCAGTGCCCAAGTGCGGGCGTTGTGGTCAGCTCAGTCCGTTGATTCACGAGCGCCGAATTCGTCTGGTGCGCGATCGTGATCTGTTCGATCAGCGCGTCTTGCTTCAACTACCCGTGCGCCGAGTCGATTGCCTGAACTGTGGTCGGGTGACCGAGCGGATCGACTGGCTGGAGCCTGCATCTCGCCTGACCCGGCGGTTACAGGTCTGGCTCGAAAGCTTGCTGCGGCTGCTGCCGATCAGCCACGTCAGCCAGCTCACCGGCCTGCACTGGCACACCCTCAAGACGCTCGACAAGCGCCGCCTGCAAGCCGAGGTAGGCACCTTCTATTCAAGCGGTGTCCGCCGCCTGGTGATGGACGAGTTCGCCCTGCACAAGGGGCATCGCTATGCCACGGTCATCATGGACGCCGAGCGAACACGGGTGCTGTGGGTCGGCCACGGCAACAGCCGTGAGGCGATCCGCCCGTTCTTTGAATTGCTCGGCGAGCACTGCCAGCAGATTGAGGCGGTGGCCATGGACATGAACACGGCTTTCGACCTGGAGGTGAAGAAGCATTGCCCGCAGGCCGAAGTGGTGTACGACCTGTTTCACGTCGTCGCGCGCTACGGTCGGGATGTGATCGACCGAATCCGGGTCGACCAGGCCAACCTTCTGCGCGAAGACAAGCCGGCACGAAAGGCGGTCAAGCAGAGTCGTTGGCTGCTGCTGCGCAACCGCGACAACCTGAAGGACGGACAGGCCGTGCAGTTACAGGAGCTGCTTGCTGCCAACCAGCCGTTGGCTACGGTCTATGTGCTCAAGGATGCGCTGAAGGATGTTTGGTACGCCCCCAGCGTACGAGAGGGTTGGCGACGCTGGCGAACCTGGCTGCGACATGCTCGCGAGAGCGACCTCGCGCCGCTGCAACGCTTCGCTCGCAACCTGCGCAAATACGCGCGAGGCATCCTTGCCAGTGCTCACTTCCACATGCATACCAGCGTCCTTGAGGGTGTTAACAACCGCATCAAGGTAATCAAGCGCATGGCCTATGGATTCCGGGACTCGGAGTACTTCTTCCTGAAAATCAAGGCCGCCTTCCCCGGGAAAGCGCGATGA
- the petA gene encoding ubiquinol-cytochrome c reductase iron-sulfur subunit, with protein sequence MSNDGVNAGRRRFLVAATSVVGAAGAVGAAVPFVGSWFPSAKAKAAGAPVKVNISKIEPGQQMVAEWRGQPVFIVRRTDEVLGNLEKVAAQVADPESKESDQPAYVDPKNRSIKPELLVVVGLCTHLGCSPSFRPEVAAADLGADWLGGYFCPCHGSKYDMAGRVYKAQPAPLNLPVPPHSYETDNVIIIGVDQENA encoded by the coding sequence ATGAGCAATGACGGCGTGAATGCAGGCCGGCGTCGCTTCCTTGTGGCCGCCACTTCGGTGGTGGGCGCTGCAGGAGCGGTGGGTGCTGCGGTCCCGTTCGTGGGATCGTGGTTCCCAAGTGCCAAGGCCAAGGCTGCCGGTGCGCCGGTAAAGGTAAATATCAGCAAGATCGAGCCTGGACAGCAAATGGTTGCTGAATGGCGTGGTCAGCCGGTGTTTATTGTGCGTCGAACCGACGAGGTTCTCGGGAATCTTGAGAAGGTCGCTGCCCAGGTGGCCGATCCTGAGTCCAAGGAGTCCGACCAGCCTGCATATGTCGACCCGAAGAACCGGTCTATCAAGCCCGAGCTTCTTGTGGTCGTAGGGCTGTGCACTCATTTGGGTTGTTCGCCTTCGTTCCGTCCCGAGGTGGCTGCGGCCGATCTCGGCGCCGACTGGTTGGGTGGCTATTTCTGCCCTTGCCACGGCTCCAAATACGATATGGCCGGTCGCGTCTACAAGGCGCAGCCTGCTCCCTTGAACCTGCCGGTGCCCCCGCACTCGTACGAGACCGATAATGTCATCATCATCGGTGTGGACCAGGAGAACGCCTGA
- a CDS encoding cytochrome b, whose amino-acid sequence MSKFMEWVDARFPATKMWEDHLSKYYAPKNFNVLYFFGSLALLVLVNQILTGIWLTMSFEPSAEGAFASVEYIMRDVEYGWIIRYLHSTGASAFFVVVYLHMFRGLLYGSYQKPRELVWIFGMMIYLALMAEAFMGYLLPWGQMSYWGAQVIISLFGAIPVIGDDLTQWIRGDYLISGITLNRFFALHVIALPIVILGLVVLHILALHEVGSNNPLGVDIKKTKDEAGVPLDGIPFHPYYTVKDIVGVVVFLFVFCAVVFFFPEMGGYFLEKPNFEVANAFKTPEHIAPVWYFTPFYAILRAVPDKLLGVIAMGAAIAVLFVLPWLDRSPVKSMKYKGWMSKIALLAFCISFIILGVLGVLSPTPERTLVSRICTAIYFGYFILMPFYTKLEKTKVVPERVDG is encoded by the coding sequence ATGAGCAAGTTCATGGAATGGGTTGACGCCCGCTTCCCCGCTACCAAGATGTGGGAAGATCACCTCTCGAAGTACTACGCCCCCAAGAACTTCAACGTCCTGTACTTCTTCGGTTCGTTGGCGCTGCTCGTGCTGGTCAATCAGATTCTTACCGGTATCTGGCTGACCATGAGCTTCGAGCCGTCGGCTGAAGGTGCGTTCGCCTCCGTCGAGTACATCATGCGTGATGTCGAGTACGGCTGGATCATCCGCTATCTGCACTCCACCGGCGCTTCGGCTTTCTTTGTGGTGGTGTATCTGCACATGTTCCGCGGTCTGCTCTACGGCTCCTACCAGAAGCCGCGTGAGCTGGTGTGGATCTTCGGTATGATGATCTACCTCGCGCTGATGGCCGAGGCCTTCATGGGCTACCTGCTGCCGTGGGGCCAGATGTCCTACTGGGGTGCGCAGGTGATCATTTCGCTGTTCGGTGCCATTCCGGTCATCGGCGACGATCTGACCCAGTGGATCCGTGGTGACTACCTGATCTCGGGCATCACCCTGAACCGCTTCTTCGCGCTGCATGTGATTGCGCTGCCGATCGTGATTCTCGGTCTGGTCGTCCTGCACATTCTGGCGCTGCACGAAGTGGGTTCGAACAACCCGCTGGGCGTGGATATCAAGAAGACCAAGGATGAAGCCGGTGTGCCGCTCGATGGCATTCCCTTCCATCCGTACTACACCGTGAAAGACATCGTCGGGGTTGTGGTGTTCCTCTTCGTCTTCTGCGCGGTTGTATTCTTCTTCCCGGAAATGGGCGGCTACTTCCTCGAGAAGCCGAACTTCGAAGTGGCGAACGCGTTCAAGACGCCTGAGCACATCGCACCTGTCTGGTACTTCACTCCGTTCTACGCGATTTTGCGTGCGGTACCTGACAAGTTGCTCGGCGTGATCGCCATGGGGGCCGCTATCGCAGTGTTGTTCGTTCTGCCGTGGCTGGATCGCAGCCCCGTCAAGTCCATGAAATACAAGGGCTGGATGAGCAAGATCGCGCTGCTGGCGTTCTGCATCTCCTTCATCATTCTCGGTGTACTGGGCGTACTGTCGCCGACGCCTGAGCGTACTCTGGTGTCGCGGATCTGTACTGCTATCTACTTCGGATACTTCATCCTGATGCCGTTCTACACCAAGCTCGAGAAGACCAAAGTGGTTCCGGAAAGGGTGGATGGCTGA